The following coding sequences are from one Ornithodoros turicata isolate Travis chromosome 1, ASM3712646v1, whole genome shotgun sequence window:
- the LOC135379175 gene encoding uncharacterized protein LOC135379175: MRRTGAMGGEAGNKKFLVVKFPDEEESIATVHINWMAEGKCLWPNEKDPSRLRQMVINGATPQQSWAKHNCIVLSSFDTYGEAQQKLNKAQETSDLSSDIELGRGKRRKRRTAKSINEAYGEMPYDEDRETDSECNSYVPPRPPTPPTYMDLSGSGTTNLGTIPVDAGPPTAVQASQVTRSHVEHALSEARQRARSWREPPRSYTNTAMRGAGAASWDTFPVYSEGNFGYPQSLHPDSEITQPTCSTASFTGRMHQHLQHTSTSPMPTNSCTSAHHTQGDSYIPPQQNRGDTRITEGLLNAPFPSQNRRDVAFEKEVLKVLHMLKVTQQAQSEQLSAILHSLSSAAEEAESQRALPMPFRRLSDFLQFEEDLADSDTKRSQLRKFIRSVGGGNPRELTFRFLSRLLGYSVGKEYSLFGNKGKRKFSNLTTWTIMLNYMTETKGATVKEVEQATMSWLRHAPEACHREEQKAAMEQD, from the exons ATGCGACGAACGGGAGCAATGGGCGGTGAAGCAG GGAACAAGAAATTTCTTGTTGTGAAGTTTCCTGATGAAGAAGAAAGCATCGCCACAGTCCACATTAATTGGATGGCAGAGGGAAAATGTCTTTGGCCAAACGAGAAAGATCCGTCAAGGCTGCGTCAGATGGTAATAAATGGCGCAACACCACAACAGAGCTGGGCTAAGCACAACTGTATTGTGCTTTCGTCATTCG ATACATATGGAGAAGCACAGCAGAAACTAAACAAGGCTCAAGAGACATCTGACCTTTCAAGCGATATAGAGCTGGGTCGTGGCAAAAGAAGAAAGCGGAGGACTGCCAAAAGTATCAATGAGGCTTACGGGGAGATGCCTTATGATGAGGACAGGGAAACAGATTCAGAGTGCAACAGCTATGTACCTCCAAGACCACCTACACCCCCAACGTACATGGATTTGTCTGGCTCTGGAACCACAA ACCTCGGAACCATACCAGTTGACGCAGGGCCACCCACCGCTGTACAGGCATCACAAGTGACAAGAAGTCACGTCGAGCACG ctCTAAGTGAAGCTAGGCAGAGAGCCCGCAGCTGGAGAGAGCCCCCACGTAGCTACACTAATACAGCCATGCGGGGGGCAGGCGCCGCATCTT GGGATACCTTTCCTGTGTACAGTGAAGGGAACTTTG GCTACCCTCAGTCGCTGCATCCTGATTCTGAAATAACACAGCCAACTTGCAGCACAGCAAGCTTCACTGGGAGAATGCACCAACACCTGCAAC ACACCAGCACTAGCCCAATGCCTACAAATAGCTGTACGTCGGCACACCATACACAGGGAGACAGTTATATTCCACCCCAGCAGAACAGAG GTGACACAAGAATTACAGAAGGTCTACTGAACGCACCTTTTCCGTCGCAGAACAGGCGTGACGTCG cgTTCGAGAAAGAGGTGCTGAAGGTCCTGCACATGCTTAAGGTGACACAACAAGCTCAAAGTGAGCAGCTCTCTGCAATACTCCACAGCTTAAGCTCTGCAGCTGAAGAAGCAGAATCACAAAGGGCTCTGCCCATGCCATTCAGAAGGCTCTCAGATTTTTTGCAGTTTGAGGAGGACCTGGCAGACAGCGACACAAAGCGAAGCCAGTTG AGAAAGTTCATCCGATCTGTTGGAGGTGGCAACCCACGAGAGCTGACATTCCGGTTCCTATCACGCCTCTTGGGATACAGTGTTGGGAAAGAGTACAGCTTGTTCGGAAATAAAGGAAAGAGGAAGTTCAGCAATCTTACCACATGGACTATCATGCTCA ACTATATGACAGAAACTAAGGGAGCTACAGTGAAAGAGGTCGAGCAAGCTACGATGTCCTGGCTCCGACATGCGCCGGAGGCTTGTCACCGTGAAGAGCAGAAGGCTGCAATGGAACAGGACTGA